The Longimicrobium sp. genome has a segment encoding these proteins:
- a CDS encoding FmdB family zinc ribbon protein, which yields MPAYEYLCDTCGRTADHLRPRVDRDRPARCGDWGCKGHLALIAPFHSAPPPAVPPRP from the coding sequence ATGCCCGCGTACGAATACCTTTGCGACACCTGCGGCCGCACCGCGGACCATCTGCGCCCGCGCGTCGATCGGGACCGCCCCGCCCGCTGCGGCGACTGGGGGTGCAAGGGGCACCTGGCGCTCATCGCCCCTTTCCACTCCGCGCCCCCGCCCGCCGTACCGCCGCGTCCCTGA
- a CDS encoding ABC transporter permease, which translates to MIRSDELRARIRRLFARGPRTGLGGVPLDVKLGCRMLVKHPGLTIVGGLAMAFAVWAGAITFEMVTQFVHPTLPLRDGHRIVQVRVWDAEEGVVEPRALRDYAVWRDALTTVTDIGAFRDHSRNLVAPGGDALPVQVAEITATAFRIDPSAPLLGRVLGPADERPGAPPVVVLGHDVWRTRFAGDAGVIGRSVRLGEAYATVVGVMPEGFGFPVSHDAWIPLQTDVLHQPPRDGPPVTVFGRLAPGVSWKEARVQLSVLGARMAAQHPGTHRHLRPQVVPYTSSYAEMSPSNQAFMLSFNLFVLMLLVLVCGNVALLLFARAAARETELVVRSALGATRGRIVAQLFAEALMLGAVAAAVGLTAAYIVLRRWGMEFLEGNLGRLPFWYDVRLSPAAVLYACGLTLLGAAIAGVLPALKITRGLSGRLRQATAGGGGVRFGGVWTAVIITQVAFTVAFPAVTWVVQRELARVRSFPAGFAAEQYLAAQLEMDAPDAAAKPDEAKFTARLEALRQRLAAEPEVAGVTFVDRLPRTGHVERFVELDEPPPAPGRTPPAVVPLREVSTARIDPSYFDVLRAPILAGRRFHPGDLAPDSRAVIVDRGFVDQVLQGRSAVGVRVRFAREQRGGPLADDARPWYEIVGVVDELGMGAATQQGRAAGFYLPAAPGSTGPLFVILHARGDPLSLAPRLREIATAVDPALRISEVQRVDQVTSGVLWFLGVWLRITLALTGIALLLALAGIYSVLSFTVARRTREIGVRVALGASPRRVVAAIFRRPLTQVGLGVAAGGAVIAVAALASSGGGFTASQVALLLCYAAFMLGVCLLACVVPTRRALRVEPTEALRAE; encoded by the coding sequence ATGATCCGGTCTGATGAACTACGGGCTCGCATCCGCCGCCTCTTCGCGCGCGGGCCGCGGACGGGGCTCGGCGGCGTGCCGCTCGACGTGAAGCTCGGCTGCCGGATGCTCGTGAAGCATCCGGGGCTGACCATCGTGGGCGGGCTGGCGATGGCGTTCGCGGTGTGGGCGGGCGCCATCACCTTCGAGATGGTGACGCAGTTCGTCCACCCCACCCTGCCGCTGCGGGACGGCCATCGCATCGTGCAGGTGCGCGTCTGGGATGCGGAGGAGGGCGTCGTCGAGCCCCGCGCCCTTCGCGACTACGCCGTCTGGCGCGACGCGCTCACCACCGTAACCGACATCGGCGCCTTCCGCGACCATTCCCGCAACCTCGTGGCGCCCGGCGGCGACGCGCTTCCCGTGCAGGTCGCGGAGATCACCGCCACCGCGTTCCGCATCGACCCCAGCGCCCCGCTGCTGGGCCGCGTCCTGGGCCCGGCGGACGAACGCCCCGGCGCGCCGCCCGTGGTCGTGCTGGGCCACGACGTGTGGCGCACGCGCTTCGCGGGCGACGCGGGCGTGATCGGGCGCAGCGTGCGGCTGGGGGAAGCGTACGCCACGGTGGTCGGCGTGATGCCGGAGGGCTTCGGCTTCCCCGTGTCGCACGACGCCTGGATCCCGCTCCAGACCGACGTGCTGCACCAGCCGCCGCGCGACGGGCCGCCGGTCACCGTCTTCGGCCGGCTGGCACCGGGCGTCTCCTGGAAAGAAGCGCGGGTGCAGCTCTCGGTGCTCGGCGCCCGCATGGCGGCGCAGCACCCCGGCACGCACCGGCACCTGCGCCCCCAGGTGGTGCCGTACACCTCGTCGTACGCGGAGATGTCGCCCAGCAACCAGGCGTTCATGCTCTCGTTCAATCTCTTCGTGCTGATGCTGCTGGTGCTCGTCTGCGGCAACGTCGCGCTGCTGCTCTTCGCCCGCGCCGCCGCGCGCGAGACCGAGCTCGTGGTGCGCAGCGCTCTGGGCGCCACTCGCGGGCGGATCGTCGCGCAGCTCTTCGCGGAGGCGCTCATGCTGGGCGCCGTGGCCGCCGCGGTCGGCCTCACGGCAGCGTACATCGTGCTGCGGCGCTGGGGGATGGAGTTCCTGGAGGGGAACCTCGGGCGGCTCCCCTTCTGGTACGACGTGCGCCTGTCGCCCGCGGCCGTGCTGTACGCGTGCGGGCTCACGCTGCTGGGCGCCGCCATCGCGGGCGTGCTGCCGGCGCTCAAGATCACTCGCGGCCTCAGTGGACGCCTGCGCCAGGCGACGGCGGGCGGCGGCGGCGTGCGCTTCGGCGGCGTATGGACGGCCGTCATCATCACGCAGGTCGCCTTCACCGTCGCGTTCCCGGCCGTCACCTGGGTGGTGCAGCGCGAGCTGGCGCGCGTCCGCTCCTTCCCCGCCGGCTTTGCGGCCGAGCAGTACCTCGCCGCCCAGCTGGAGATGGACGCGCCGGACGCGGCCGCGAAGCCGGACGAAGCGAAGTTCACCGCCAGGCTCGAAGCCCTGCGCCAGCGCCTCGCCGCCGAGCCCGAAGTCGCCGGAGTCACCTTCGTCGACCGTCTTCCGCGCACCGGCCACGTCGAGCGCTTCGTCGAGCTGGACGAGCCGCCGCCCGCGCCGGGCCGCACGCCACCCGCGGTCGTTCCGCTGCGCGAGGTGAGCACCGCGCGGATCGATCCTTCGTACTTCGACGTGCTGCGAGCGCCCATCCTGGCCGGGCGCCGCTTCCACCCCGGCGACCTCGCCCCGGACTCGCGCGCCGTGATCGTGGACCGCGGCTTCGTGGACCAGGTGCTCCAGGGGCGCAGCGCGGTCGGCGTACGGGTGCGCTTCGCCCGCGAGCAGCGCGGCGGCCCGCTGGCAGACGACGCGCGCCCCTGGTACGAGATCGTCGGCGTGGTGGACGAGCTCGGCATGGGCGCGGCGACGCAGCAGGGCCGCGCCGCGGGCTTCTACCTGCCGGCGGCTCCGGGAAGCACGGGCCCGCTCTTCGTCATCCTCCACGCCCGCGGCGACCCGCTGTCGCTGGCCCCCCGCCTCCGCGAGATCGCGACGGCGGTGGACCCCGCGCTGCGCATCTCCGAGGTGCAGCGGGTGGATCAGGTCACGAGCGGGGTGCTGTGGTTCCTGGGGGTGTGGCTCAGAATCACGCTGGCGCTCACCGGCATCGCGCTGCTCCTGGCGCTGGCGGGCATCTACTCGGTGCTCTCCTTCACCGTCGCGCGGCGCACGCGCGAGATCGGCGTGCGCGTGGCGCTGGGCGCGAGCCCCCGCCGCGTAGTGGCCGCCATCTTCCGCCGCCCCCTGACGCAGGTGGGCCTCGGCGTCGCCGCGGGCGGAGCCGTCATCGCCGTCGCGGCCCTCGCCTCGTCCGGCGGCGGATTCACCGCCAGCCAGGTGGCGCTCCTGCTCTGCTACGCCGCGTTCATGCTGGGCGTGTGCCTGCTCGCCTGCGTCGTCCCCACCCGCCGCGCCCTGCGCGTCGAGCCGACGGAGGCGCTCAGGGCGGAGTAG
- a CDS encoding serine hydrolase domain-containing protein, which yields MKRPIRIALASLLALPFASPIHAQRPSPERFAASIDSFVQAEVLARGITGVSLVVARGDEPPIERSWGLADTATQRRADNSTAYRIGAISKQFTAALLLKQVDRGRLSLNDTIGHYLAGLKPVWNRITIEQILNHTGALPRDWRVMSRAGDDMPRDSLFAMAARATAPRWPAGAGFAYSDTGYMLLAVLVEKLYGKSYGDVLRDEIARPLGLATLGWCGDREVAGRVAKAYHRTPAGTLVAAPYIHPSQMLAGGICSSAGDIARWNRALHGGKVLSAASYAAMITPRGAAATAAVPYGLGLYVRPTPGGGTVIVHDGTSPGYTGENVWYPAEGLSVTMFTNTTGRLSSDINLTEAIGRIALGRPPVPVVHDAPPAPAAP from the coding sequence ATGAAACGTCCAATCCGTATCGCGCTGGCGAGCCTCCTCGCCCTCCCGTTCGCCTCGCCGATTCACGCGCAGCGGCCGAGCCCGGAGCGCTTCGCCGCGAGCATCGACTCCTTCGTCCAGGCGGAGGTGCTCGCCCGCGGCATCACGGGCGTCTCGCTCGTAGTCGCGCGCGGCGACGAGCCCCCCATCGAGCGCTCGTGGGGATTGGCGGACACCGCCACCCAGCGGCGCGCCGACAACTCGACCGCGTACCGCATCGGAGCGATCAGCAAGCAGTTCACCGCCGCGCTGCTGCTCAAGCAGGTGGACCGTGGAAGGCTGTCGCTGAACGACACCATCGGCCACTACCTGGCGGGCCTCAAGCCGGTGTGGAACCGCATCACCATCGAGCAGATCCTCAACCACACCGGCGCCCTGCCGCGCGACTGGCGCGTGATGAGCCGCGCGGGCGACGACATGCCGCGCGACTCGCTGTTCGCGATGGCCGCGCGCGCCACTGCACCCAGGTGGCCGGCGGGGGCGGGGTTCGCCTATTCCGACACCGGTTACATGCTTCTCGCGGTGCTGGTGGAGAAGCTGTACGGCAAGTCGTACGGCGACGTCCTCCGCGACGAGATCGCGCGCCCGCTGGGACTGGCGACGCTCGGATGGTGCGGCGACCGGGAGGTGGCGGGGCGGGTGGCGAAGGCGTACCACCGCACGCCCGCCGGCACCCTCGTCGCGGCACCGTACATCCATCCTTCGCAGATGCTGGCGGGCGGCATCTGCTCCAGCGCCGGCGACATCGCCCGGTGGAACCGCGCGCTGCACGGCGGCAAGGTGCTCTCCGCCGCCTCGTACGCCGCGATGATCACGCCGCGCGGCGCGGCCGCGACGGCGGCCGTACCGTACGGGCTGGGGCTGTACGTCCGCCCCACGCCTGGCGGCGGCACGGTCATCGTGCACGACGGCACCTCGCCGGGCTACACGGGCGAGAACGTCTGGTATCCCGCGGAAGGGCTCTCCGTGACGATGTTCACCAACACCACGGGGCGCCTCAGCTCGGATATCAACCTCACCGAAGCCATCGGCCGCATCGCGCTCGGCCGCCCCCCCGTGCCCGTGGTCCACGACGCACCCCCCGCCCCGGCTGCGCCATGA
- a CDS encoding histidine kinase: protein MLALHLIQQSVREAVSSFTADEIATAAIRIPAGLLVAFVVSRLVRRVPWPRPFRFRFLAMHVAAAPLAAAAWLLLASAGETLILGAPFVARLEAVRRMAGPGSEMLIIGTFLYAIVAGVAHAFEGSARAARAEAMSARTQLAALRAQIQPHFLFNALHTVVQLIPIEPQRAAEAAELVADLLRTTLEEKRDEVTLGDEWSFVSRYLAIERIRFGERLAVRSELPDGLLGERVPAFALQTLVENAVHHGAAPRVAATEIVVSAAGSARELTLSVRNTGDGPARAAGNGAGTGLARLRERLAVLYGGTARLACGPAADGGYEAVLVVPRRRGREG from the coding sequence TTGCTCGCTCTGCACCTGATCCAACAGTCCGTCCGCGAAGCCGTGTCGTCGTTCACCGCGGACGAGATCGCGACCGCCGCCATCCGCATTCCCGCCGGGCTGCTGGTGGCGTTCGTCGTCAGCCGCCTGGTTCGCCGGGTACCGTGGCCGCGGCCGTTCCGCTTCCGTTTCCTGGCGATGCACGTCGCCGCCGCGCCGCTGGCCGCCGCCGCCTGGCTCCTGCTGGCGAGCGCGGGGGAGACGCTGATCTTGGGCGCCCCGTTCGTCGCGCGGCTCGAAGCCGTCCGGCGGATGGCCGGGCCAGGGAGCGAGATGCTGATCATCGGGACCTTTCTTTACGCCATCGTGGCCGGGGTGGCGCACGCCTTCGAGGGCTCCGCGCGCGCCGCCCGCGCCGAGGCCATGTCCGCGCGCACCCAGCTCGCGGCGCTGCGGGCGCAGATCCAGCCGCACTTCCTCTTCAACGCGCTGCACACGGTGGTGCAGCTCATCCCCATCGAGCCGCAGCGCGCCGCCGAGGCCGCGGAGCTCGTGGCGGACCTGCTGCGCACCACGCTGGAGGAGAAGCGCGACGAGGTGACGCTCGGCGACGAATGGAGCTTCGTGTCGCGCTACCTGGCCATCGAGCGGATCCGCTTCGGAGAGCGGCTGGCCGTGCGCTCGGAGCTCCCCGACGGCCTGCTGGGCGAGCGCGTCCCCGCATTCGCGCTGCAGACGCTGGTGGAGAACGCGGTGCACCACGGCGCCGCGCCGCGCGTGGCCGCCACGGAGATCGTGGTCAGCGCCGCGGGGAGCGCGCGTGAGCTGACGCTCTCGGTGCGCAACACGGGCGACGGCCCCGCCCGTGCCGCGGGGAACGGCGCGGGAACCGGGCTGGCGAGGCTGCGCGAGCGGCTGGCGGTGCTCTACGGCGGCACCGCGCGTCTGGCGTGCGGCCCGGCCGCGGACGGCGGCTACGAGGCGGTGCTGGTGGTGCCGCGGCGGCGCGGGAGGGAAGGGTGA
- a CDS encoding LytTR family DNA-binding domain-containing protein produces the protein MKVRTYVVDDEPVARAGLRAMLRAYDWVEVVGEAADGESAVTGIQALRPELVFLDVQMPGLLGTEVLRRLERPPFVIFTTAYSEHAVTAFELGAVDYLLKPFGPTRLAAAVERVRAALGEPAPADPIERLSGALGGGPISRLFVRIGGALAALPVERVSWFEADGDYVIAHDGNARHVLHLSLSRLVTRLDPRRFARVHRAHIVNLDQVRAFRPDARGNLEAEMLDGARVPVSRARAQEIRSLGN, from the coding sequence GTGAAGGTCAGGACCTACGTGGTGGACGACGAGCCGGTCGCGCGCGCCGGCCTGCGCGCGATGCTGCGCGCCTACGACTGGGTGGAGGTCGTGGGCGAGGCGGCGGACGGGGAGTCGGCGGTCACGGGGATACAGGCGCTGCGTCCCGAGCTCGTCTTCCTGGACGTGCAGATGCCGGGGCTGCTGGGCACCGAGGTGCTGCGCCGGCTGGAGCGGCCGCCGTTCGTCATCTTCACCACCGCCTACTCCGAGCACGCGGTGACCGCCTTCGAGCTCGGCGCGGTGGACTACCTGCTGAAGCCGTTCGGCCCCACGCGCCTGGCCGCCGCCGTGGAACGCGTGCGCGCCGCGCTCGGCGAGCCCGCGCCGGCGGACCCCATCGAGCGGCTGAGCGGCGCGCTCGGCGGCGGGCCCATCAGCAGGCTCTTCGTGCGGATCGGCGGCGCCCTCGCCGCCCTCCCGGTGGAGCGCGTCTCGTGGTTCGAGGCCGACGGCGACTACGTGATCGCCCACGACGGCAACGCCCGCCACGTGCTCCATCTCTCGCTGAGCCGCCTCGTCACCCGCCTGGACCCGCGCCGCTTCGCGCGGGTGCACCGCGCGCACATCGTGAACCTGGACCAGGTGCGCGCCTTCAGGCCCGACGCCCGCGGCAACCTGGAGGCGGAGATGCTGGACGGCGCCCGCGTGCCGGTGAGCCGCGCGCGAGCCCAGGAGATCCGCAGCTTGGGGAACTAG